A stretch of Henckelia pumila isolate YLH828 chromosome 4, ASM3356847v2, whole genome shotgun sequence DNA encodes these proteins:
- the LOC140859941 gene encoding ubiquitin-conjugating enzyme E2-17 kDa-like, producing MASKRILKELKDLQKDPPTSCSAGPVAEDMFHWQATIMGPPDSPYAGGVFLVTIHFPPDYPFKPPKVAFRTKVFHPNINSNGSICLDILKEQWSPALTISKVLLSICSLLTDPNPDDPLVPEIAHMYKIDRSKYETTARSWTQKYAMG from the exons ATGGCTTCAAAGCGGATCTTGAAGGAGCTCAAGGATCTTCAGAAGGATCCTCCTACGTCTTGCAGTGCTG GTCCCGTGGCTGAGGACATGTTTCATTGGCAAGCTACAATCATGGGCCCTCCAGATAGTCCATATGCCGGTGGGGTTTTCCTAGTTACCATTCATTTTCCTCCCGACTACCCTTTCAAGCCTCCTAAG GTTGCTTTCCGGACAAAAGTTTTCCACCCAAATATAAACAGCAATGGAAGCATATGCCTTGACATACTGAAGGAGCAGTGGAGCCCTGCCCTTACTATTTCCAAG GTGTTGCTTTCTATCTGTTCCTTATTGACGGACCCAAACCCCGATGATCCTTTGGTACCCGAGATTGCTCATATGTACAAGATAGACCGGAGCAAGTATGAGACCACTGCAAGGAGCTGGACTCAGAAATATGCTATGGGGTAA